The following are encoded in a window of Rubellicoccus peritrichatus genomic DNA:
- a CDS encoding RHS repeat-associated core domain-containing protein, translating to MMILKRYIPLLLSALCFFSGRVVAEQCGDGSRRVVKIYIPDTYTDQNGNSIQSFRSHNGSASSRGFLGYEETVGESGMIFKKLTVGGSRTRKRPKFEVDTFRDCSNGIESFTVNYSGTIYFDSNDILRGEIIEAFDNSDNEGSDSERIIDFDGYNGGFFANYTILQNHTYKIESNTRISSQYTGGYECVKSPFWYPAEAHLFIQLHDSVSLSKLIGESNPISGSSRISYIDNLLLSGLKSSESKTEIETITISGGNSEYIYTWTPPSCGEWTFTPIFKRWPIDGGASFQVDGEKLEIEPNDDGVYEIEGEVPAVEGFYTKFLYIEAKSDCESMPAGGSNTGQSSAYANFGLGDLNKQDGAGSLGFYEEAISQVIYTPAILKYGKRIGVEVVSHPVDQTIRQIVAPQTFVDILRPSSALATAYDAATTYALDDTVLYEDYVFVSLQASNTGNNPLTETAYWERRAPVWLDDVTYSVGDQVWSDNVLWEANVATTTLAQEPSASEWTVVYKPSEFEIRFYRPEDYDTTADAVTGIYPILAGKIPFVTYTVENPTPLAANPDQLKLTEERNSSVVDTSHWTQTGTDWSFSRGLGEVVTDLSKTGTFTDTTPVGTTRTERRKLKNSSGAVASDTLETYEMFPWGEELTSVALDPDGVNRVTLYHYHDEVVASPNYGRLKMQVGPFGNWTYYVYGSNGLRSKTISQFKNAAAPGKDDLPASVNESSNRVVECKWDTDADATWDTATGELKQTVTSLEGNEVSRSYRIEYATTETERVLEMDTQIKKTSYIECTVAGAAWDASTNLVTVERTIDEFSLEGSPFGTEYPDDTVTRYSYNYDNASAATLEWLITTREEGIYNYTPVQEFDPWSRDITLVDELGHLQYRESYRIDNSGNEILTDLETVTAWDSDTGKPTDFKYLDGTTRTLVYDCCGLESEYGRDGQYTHYTYDAAGRVTDILRSDILTSYVLDGAGRATQTTVSKGSSSIVTSVVYNKAGEVESSKDALGDITAYSQDTETISSEIYVRQRTSFPYEAGQASVWASTTLSYQDGSSYRNSGPGVAVARSYDYGSTVAGQQFSTETVLKGDLTASPEFRTTISDMLGRTWYVREPALDPATVGDAETEYSYNTKGQLEWIEDPIGIKTHYLYNDEGHQWKSYVGNDTNGPVNTNETFYTEASWDSSIKVRKTITLSGVDTADERIVEESLQSPLSGNEQKIVSTQYGVTTTTITQYADAVLADGQNPYVPADRTVTTTVVDSSQNQIAKTESVYEDGRLKSTKTYDTQDAILTETTNAYDDLGRLDTTTNANGTTTYVYYDDGRLQSMTTPAAVASPTDPGDEAQTTSYTYNEDPDGTLTQTITLPDGATQTDVYNPEGQLQRRSGARTYPVEYTYDYSGRMDTMQTWQDYPDGSSTTTKWIYNDRGLLKEKFYDYDSANPGTADLSYTYDDAGRLETRTGGRGIVTTYAYDTTYGYQTNISYDDGITSGITYSLYDRAGRPGKIEDASGARTLTYTDGRLDSETYADSGKPWDGVVIDRTFDDATRMSGVSVANGSGALHSVDYGYNAISGRLDTVSFANGGRTHTATYGYKAGTNLVESIVQENGSAEILAVQKDYDNLNRLRSLSYGEPHGDLGMSYTYNKANQRTYATLGNGEFWGYGYDSLGQVTRAAKHLSNRTVIPGYEFTYGFDDIGNRKSAGRDDNPARKQSYYAGANATGTNGANGLNQYGSRSVPRVLGVVGKANANASISVNGQTALRAADYYQALLDYSGATSPDDARYENIQLVGTYAGQGAGGVDAIAEVSTDAYLPPNAENFTHDADGNLTTDSKWTYTWNGDNRLIAMETIATAYNAGVPRVKLEFAYDSQGRRFSKKVYDWDAGTSAFVLSETVAFLYDGWNLLTELDGTGALIRSYTWGTDLSGTMQGAGGVGGLLAMSMESITTYPSYDGNGNVMALVDSVSGSVSAEYEYGPFGESIRSTGVLAEANPFTFSTKYQDSESRLIYYGYRYYDAELGRWLNRDPIEEAGGLNLYGMLSNDALNKSDYLGMARQWINCTSQQQQFIEGLESNLVRRLNTIVTDFRAVTANSIRNRVRSTWGANIRDSDLNRIVMAVMGFALEATEQLPNVVSEIEDRSTSYDCCADDEVGGEDITEAWYQPNRDLIGLVNPIFWETDDSTKEAIVGHEYGHVEFGRRHWSHMRNASLNPPRNISRLVRSADFLNRILQEGVNGFIQSLLFAYRVDLYQNGNPLDDDLSDDLPTPRPRPEDPPCTNLSCN from the coding sequence ATGATGATTTTAAAACGTTACATCCCACTCTTATTAAGCGCCCTCTGTTTTTTCAGTGGCCGTGTTGTTGCAGAGCAATGCGGCGATGGCAGTAGGCGAGTCGTGAAAATATATATTCCTGACACCTATACGGATCAGAATGGAAATTCAATTCAATCATTTAGATCACATAATGGTTCAGCTAGTTCAAGAGGATTTCTAGGATATGAGGAAACAGTAGGAGAATCTGGAATGATTTTTAAAAAACTAACAGTAGGAGGAAGTCGCACTCGCAAGCGACCTAAATTTGAAGTTGATACATTCCGCGATTGCAGTAACGGCATCGAATCTTTTACGGTAAATTATAGTGGTACTATATACTTCGATTCGAATGATATTTTGCGTGGGGAAATAATCGAAGCTTTCGATAATAGTGATAACGAAGGATCTGATTCAGAGAGGATCATTGATTTTGATGGCTACAATGGTGGTTTTTTTGCAAACTATACTATACTTCAAAACCACACTTATAAGATTGAGTCAAATACTAGAATTTCCAGTCAATATACAGGTGGTTACGAATGCGTGAAATCTCCTTTTTGGTACCCTGCTGAAGCACACCTCTTTATCCAGCTACATGATTCCGTGAGCTTAAGTAAGCTCATTGGAGAATCAAATCCAATATCAGGAAGCAGTAGGATATCATATATTGACAATTTATTGCTAAGTGGGTTGAAAAGTAGCGAATCTAAAACAGAAATCGAAACGATTACTATTTCTGGAGGAAATTCAGAATATATTTACACTTGGACACCACCTAGTTGTGGAGAATGGACATTTACCCCAATTTTCAAGCGATGGCCTATCGATGGTGGAGCCAGTTTTCAGGTAGACGGTGAAAAGTTAGAAATTGAGCCTAATGACGATGGTGTATACGAAATTGAAGGTGAAGTACCAGCTGTTGAAGGCTTTTACACCAAATTCCTCTACATCGAAGCCAAGAGTGATTGTGAAAGTATGCCTGCTGGCGGCAGCAATACAGGGCAATCGAGTGCTTATGCGAACTTTGGATTAGGCGACTTGAATAAGCAGGATGGCGCTGGTTCGCTTGGTTTTTATGAGGAAGCTATTTCGCAGGTGATTTATACACCAGCGATTCTGAAGTATGGCAAACGCATCGGTGTTGAAGTGGTCAGTCATCCAGTCGACCAGACGATTCGTCAAATCGTGGCACCACAGACCTTTGTTGATATCTTACGCCCGTCCAGTGCTTTGGCTACAGCCTATGATGCTGCTACGACTTATGCTTTGGATGACACAGTGCTTTACGAGGACTACGTCTTTGTCTCCTTGCAAGCCTCCAACACAGGCAACAACCCGTTGACCGAAACCGCCTACTGGGAGCGCCGGGCACCGGTCTGGCTGGATGATGTGACCTATAGTGTGGGCGATCAGGTCTGGAGCGATAACGTGCTCTGGGAAGCGAATGTTGCCACCACCACACTGGCGCAGGAACCCTCGGCCAGCGAATGGACTGTGGTTTACAAACCGAGCGAGTTCGAAATCCGCTTTTACCGTCCTGAAGACTACGATACGACTGCAGATGCGGTTACTGGCATCTATCCAATTCTGGCAGGAAAAATCCCTTTTGTTACCTATACGGTGGAGAACCCGACACCCTTGGCCGCGAATCCGGATCAATTGAAACTCACTGAAGAGCGTAATAGCTCAGTCGTTGATACCTCCCACTGGACTCAGACGGGAACGGATTGGAGCTTTTCCAGGGGATTGGGCGAGGTTGTGACGGATCTTTCAAAAACCGGCACTTTTACCGATACCACTCCGGTGGGGACCACGAGGACGGAGCGGCGTAAACTGAAAAACAGCAGTGGTGCGGTTGCCTCTGACACTCTTGAGACTTACGAGATGTTTCCCTGGGGCGAGGAACTGACCTCGGTTGCTCTGGACCCAGATGGTGTCAACCGCGTTACTCTGTATCATTACCATGACGAAGTGGTCGCTTCGCCCAACTACGGCCGTTTAAAGATGCAGGTTGGCCCCTTTGGGAATTGGACTTACTATGTTTATGGTTCGAATGGTCTGCGCTCAAAAACCATTTCGCAGTTTAAAAACGCGGCTGCTCCGGGTAAAGACGATCTCCCTGCTTCAGTGAACGAAAGCAGCAACCGTGTCGTTGAATGCAAATGGGATACGGATGCCGATGCCACCTGGGACACTGCTACAGGCGAGCTGAAACAAACCGTAACATCTCTGGAAGGCAACGAAGTCTCGCGCTCCTACCGGATCGAATATGCCACCACCGAAACCGAACGTGTTTTGGAGATGGATACCCAGATCAAGAAAACCTCCTACATCGAATGCACAGTGGCCGGTGCGGCCTGGGATGCGTCGACCAATCTCGTCACCGTCGAGCGCACTATCGATGAATTCTCTCTCGAAGGCAGTCCCTTTGGCACAGAGTATCCCGATGACACCGTCACCAGATACTCCTACAATTACGACAATGCCAGCGCCGCTACCTTGGAGTGGTTGATCACGACTCGCGAAGAAGGTATTTATAACTATACACCGGTTCAGGAATTCGACCCCTGGTCGCGCGATATCACTTTGGTCGATGAACTGGGCCACCTGCAATACCGTGAATCCTACCGTATTGACAACAGTGGCAATGAAATTCTGACCGATTTGGAAACGGTCACAGCCTGGGATTCAGACACAGGCAAGCCGACTGACTTCAAATACCTTGATGGAACCACTCGCACGCTGGTTTACGACTGCTGCGGACTGGAGTCAGAGTATGGGCGCGATGGCCAATACACCCATTACACTTATGATGCAGCTGGTCGGGTGACTGATATCCTGCGTAGTGACATATTAACCAGCTACGTGCTGGATGGCGCCGGGCGTGCCACCCAAACCACAGTGAGCAAGGGCAGTAGCTCAATCGTGACTTCGGTCGTTTACAACAAGGCAGGCGAAGTGGAATCCAGTAAAGATGCCCTTGGTGATATCACAGCTTACTCACAGGATACGGAGACGATTAGCTCGGAAATTTACGTTCGTCAGCGCACTTCCTTTCCCTACGAGGCAGGGCAGGCATCCGTTTGGGCCAGCACCACACTTTCCTACCAGGACGGCTCGTCATATCGCAACAGCGGTCCGGGAGTTGCCGTTGCCCGCAGCTATGACTATGGCTCGACGGTAGCCGGTCAGCAGTTCAGCACTGAAACGGTTCTGAAGGGTGACCTGACAGCATCGCCTGAATTCCGCACCACGATCAGTGATATGCTGGGGCGGACTTGGTATGTGCGTGAGCCCGCCCTTGATCCAGCGACCGTGGGTGACGCTGAAACCGAGTATTCCTACAACACGAAAGGACAGCTCGAATGGATCGAAGACCCAATCGGCATCAAAACGCATTACCTCTACAATGACGAAGGCCACCAATGGAAAAGCTATGTCGGCAACGACACCAATGGCCCCGTCAATACCAACGAGACTTTCTACACCGAAGCCTCATGGGATAGCAGCATCAAGGTCCGCAAAACGATCACGCTGTCCGGTGTGGATACTGCGGATGAACGCATCGTGGAGGAAAGTCTGCAATCACCTTTATCAGGTAATGAACAGAAGATCGTCAGCACACAGTACGGCGTTACAACCACCACGATCACGCAATACGCCGATGCTGTTTTGGCTGACGGCCAGAATCCTTACGTCCCGGCAGACCGGACGGTTACCACAACCGTAGTGGACTCCAGCCAGAACCAGATTGCCAAAACGGAAAGTGTTTACGAAGACGGTCGTTTGAAGTCGACCAAGACATACGACACCCAGGACGCCATCCTGACTGAAACGACCAACGCCTATGATGACCTCGGGCGTCTTGATACTACCACCAATGCCAATGGCACCACGACTTACGTTTATTACGATGATGGTCGTCTGCAGAGCATGACGACTCCGGCCGCAGTGGCCAGCCCGACTGATCCCGGCGATGAAGCTCAAACCACATCTTATACCTATAACGAGGACCCTGACGGCACTTTGACTCAAACCATCACCCTGCCAGACGGCGCTACGCAAACCGACGTCTATAATCCTGAAGGCCAGCTCCAGCGTCGCTCCGGCGCGCGAACCTATCCGGTGGAATACACTTACGATTATTCCGGACGGATGGATACGATGCAGACCTGGCAGGATTATCCTGACGGCTCGTCCACCACGACGAAATGGATTTACAATGACCGCGGGCTGCTCAAGGAAAAGTTTTACGATTATGATTCAGCCAATCCCGGCACGGCCGACTTGAGCTATACCTACGATGATGCCGGTCGGCTCGAAACCCGCACCGGTGGGCGCGGGATTGTGACGACTTATGCTTATGATACCACTTACGGTTATCAAACCAATATTAGCTACGATGATGGCATTACCTCAGGCATAACCTACAGCCTGTATGATCGCGCTGGCCGCCCCGGCAAGATTGAGGATGCATCCGGTGCCCGGACGTTGACTTACACCGATGGACGTCTCGATTCGGAAACCTACGCCGATTCGGGCAAGCCCTGGGATGGGGTCGTGATTGACCGCACCTTTGATGATGCCACCCGCATGAGTGGTGTTTCGGTGGCCAATGGCAGCGGCGCGCTTCACAGTGTTGATTACGGTTACAATGCAATCAGCGGGCGGCTTGATACGGTCAGCTTTGCTAACGGCGGACGCACCCACACCGCCACTTACGGCTATAAAGCGGGCACCAATCTGGTCGAGAGCATTGTGCAGGAAAACGGCTCAGCGGAAATCCTTGCTGTGCAGAAGGACTACGATAATCTCAATCGCTTAAGAAGCCTGTCCTATGGCGAACCTCATGGAGACCTTGGCATGTCCTACACTTACAATAAAGCCAACCAGCGCACCTATGCCACCCTAGGCAACGGTGAGTTCTGGGGCTATGGGTATGACTCGTTGGGCCAAGTCACCCGCGCGGCCAAACATCTTTCCAATAGGACTGTGATTCCAGGCTACGAGTTTACCTACGGCTTTGATGATATTGGCAACCGAAAGTCGGCTGGACGTGACGACAACCCGGCCCGTAAACAGAGTTACTATGCTGGAGCCAATGCCACCGGCACTAACGGAGCCAACGGACTGAATCAGTATGGCAGCCGCTCCGTCCCACGCGTTCTTGGGGTCGTCGGCAAGGCCAACGCCAATGCAAGCATTTCGGTCAACGGACAAACAGCCCTCCGTGCTGCCGATTATTACCAGGCACTGCTGGACTACTCTGGTGCTACTAGCCCGGATGATGCCCGTTACGAAAATATCCAACTCGTCGGCACTTACGCCGGACAAGGCGCTGGCGGTGTAGATGCCATCGCCGAAGTCTCCACCGACGCCTACCTGCCACCGAATGCAGAGAACTTTACTCATGACGCCGATGGCAACCTCACAACGGATAGTAAGTGGACTTACACCTGGAATGGTGACAACCGGCTGATCGCGATGGAGACCATCGCCACTGCTTACAACGCTGGAGTGCCAAGAGTAAAGTTGGAGTTCGCTTATGATTCCCAGGGCAGACGTTTCTCCAAAAAAGTTTACGACTGGGACGCCGGCACTTCGGCCTTCGTCTTGAGTGAAACGGTCGCCTTCCTCTACGACGGCTGGAACCTCCTGACCGAACTGGACGGAACCGGCGCCCTCATCCGCAGCTACACCTGGGGAACCGATCTCAGCGGCACCATGCAAGGCGCAGGAGGCGTTGGTGGGTTACTCGCCATGAGTATGGAAAGTATCACCACTTATCCATCTTATGATGGAAACGGAAACGTAATGGCACTCGTAGATTCGGTAAGCGGTTCAGTTTCTGCCGAATACGAATATGGCCCTTTCGGTGAATCTATTCGGAGCACAGGTGTATTGGCGGAAGCCAATCCATTCACTTTCTCCACTAAGTATCAAGATTCGGAGAGTAGACTAATCTACTACGGCTATCGATATTATGATGCAGAGTTGGGGCGTTGGCTGAATAGAGATCCGATTGAAGAGGCTGGCGGACTCAACCTTTATGGAATGCTTAGTAACGATGCTTTGAATAAGTCAGATTATTTAGGTATGGCTAGACAGTGGATAAATTGCACAAGTCAGCAGCAGCAATTCATCGAAGGTTTAGAAAGCAATCTTGTCAGGCGTTTAAACACAATTGTAACAGATTTTAGAGCCGTTACAGCTAATAGTATACGGAACCGGGTTCGTTCGACGTGGGGAGCCAATATTCGGGACTCAGATTTAAATAGGATTGTTATGGCTGTAATGGGGTTTGCGCTAGAGGCCACTGAGCAATTACCCAATGTCGTAAGTGAAATAGAAGATAGAAGTACTAGTTATGATTGCTGTGCTGATGATGAGGTTGGAGGTGAGGATATAACCGAGGCATGGTATCAACCAAACAGAGATTTGATTGGTCTGGTTAATCCGATATTTTGGGAAACCGATGATTCTACTAAAGAGGCAATTGTAGGTCATGAATATGGTCATGTAGAATTCGGCCGTAGGCATTGGTCTCATATGAGAAATGCGTCATTAAATCCTCCTCGGAATATTAGTAGGTTAGTGAGGAGTGCAGATTTCCTTAATCGTATTTTGCAAGAGGGTGTTAATGGCTTTATTCAAAGTCTGCTTTTTGCTTACCGAGTCGATCTATATCAGAATGGGAATCCTTTAGATGATGATCTCAGTGACGATCTGCCAACTCCAAGACCTAGACCTGAAGATCCCCCTTGCACGAACTTATCATGCAATTAA
- a CDS encoding Ig-like domain-containing protein: MNLFNRRRIASSLIHRSGHKAASGQRLRWPKRLIGKQNGQQGRWPLPNTRILQGMAPPIQNGKLQMIIEKWKTSLRALCAFSVLSVSSFVTPAHADLYPQWWIDQGVIMDGQQSPAAPGETGHDPAAWDAWVAGNFTPANAGQAKNLAQKAMFEMEAKQAGSAGTTITSLVNGFSSTAETGFVPINAGQVKNLAKTFYDRFHEVDFTVTLSDGTIIADNTYPWDPATPVEQNFTPVNVGQLKNVFSFDLATWPPTSLLVPPSAPPTYDRAYARLIKPAVGSYAVVGQAVAVESVAGFPSDTLSQIEFFVDSGSLGAADTTSPYEAIWTPSSAGTYALSATATSGSSATVSSPEVIVTIEADADADLLGDTWESQHGITSPTDDSDGDGLLATDEFANGNSPNSKDHPVVELSLFSVSI; the protein is encoded by the coding sequence ATGAATCTCTTCAACCGTCGACGTATCGCATCATCCCTCATCCACAGATCGGGACACAAAGCAGCTAGCGGCCAGCGTCTCCGCTGGCCAAAACGGCTGATAGGCAAACAAAATGGCCAGCAGGGACGCTGGCCGCTACCGAATACACGAATCCTCCAGGGCATGGCACCTCCAATCCAAAATGGTAAATTGCAAATGATAATTGAAAAATGGAAAACGAGCCTCCGTGCTCTCTGTGCCTTCTCGGTGCTCTCTGTGTCCAGCTTCGTCACGCCGGCCCACGCCGACCTCTACCCGCAGTGGTGGATTGATCAAGGCGTCATCATGGACGGTCAACAGTCACCTGCTGCGCCCGGTGAAACCGGTCACGATCCGGCGGCATGGGATGCCTGGGTGGCTGGAAACTTCACGCCTGCCAACGCGGGCCAGGCCAAAAACCTGGCCCAGAAGGCGATGTTTGAGATGGAAGCCAAACAAGCCGGCTCCGCCGGCACCACCATCACCAGCCTAGTCAACGGCTTTTCCTCCACGGCGGAAACCGGATTCGTTCCGATCAACGCCGGCCAGGTCAAAAACCTGGCCAAGACCTTTTACGACCGCTTTCACGAAGTGGATTTCACCGTCACCCTGTCCGACGGCACCATCATTGCGGACAACACCTACCCCTGGGACCCGGCAACGCCCGTTGAGCAAAACTTCACCCCCGTCAACGTCGGGCAGCTCAAGAATGTGTTTTCATTTGATTTGGCCACATGGCCGCCCACCAGTTTATTGGTTCCTCCAAGTGCACCGCCAACCTACGACCGGGCTTATGCGCGTCTAATCAAGCCTGCTGTCGGCTCTTATGCAGTGGTGGGTCAAGCAGTCGCAGTTGAGTCAGTCGCGGGTTTTCCATCAGATACGCTTAGCCAGATCGAGTTCTTCGTCGACTCAGGCTCACTCGGAGCGGCAGACACAACCTCACCCTACGAAGCCATTTGGACTCCAAGTAGTGCCGGAACCTACGCCTTGAGCGCGACGGCTACTTCTGGCAGTAGCGCAACCGTTTCTTCACCGGAAGTTATCGTAACGATCGAAGCAGACGCAGACGCAGATTTATTGGGCGATACCTGGGAGTCACAGCATGGCATTACCAGCCCGACAGATGACTCAGATGGAGACGGCCTTCTGGCCACAGACGAATTTGCCAATGGTAACTCTCCAAACTCAAAGGACCACCCAGTGGTCGAGCTCTCTCTCTTCAGTGTCAGTATTTAA